In Paractinoplanes brasiliensis, the following proteins share a genomic window:
- the rnc gene encoding ribonuclease III, whose product MSDKRRRPPTLPLEEAFGVPLEPDLLERALTHRSYAYENGGLPTNERLEFLGDSVLGVVITSALFHNHPDLPEGQLAKLRASVVNMHALADVARGLGEQGLGRHLLLGKGEETTGGRDKASILADTLEALLGAIYLEHGLDVAAEVIHKLFDPLMAESAGRGAALDWKTSLQELTAALGLGVPDYVIEDSGPDHAKTFTAWVVVAGERYGGSEGRSKKQAEQRAAAAAWRILTERTSEPDGAVLDKAEDTSDKPEDKNGKSDE is encoded by the coding sequence ATGAGTGACAAGCGTCGCCGGCCGCCGACCCTGCCGCTGGAGGAGGCTTTCGGGGTCCCCCTCGAGCCGGATCTGCTCGAGCGCGCGCTCACCCACCGGTCGTACGCGTACGAGAACGGCGGCCTGCCGACCAACGAGCGCCTGGAGTTCCTGGGCGACTCGGTGCTCGGGGTGGTGATCACCTCGGCGCTCTTCCACAACCACCCCGACCTGCCCGAGGGCCAGCTGGCCAAGCTGCGCGCGAGCGTGGTCAACATGCACGCGCTGGCCGACGTGGCCCGCGGGCTGGGCGAGCAGGGGCTGGGCCGGCACCTGCTGCTCGGCAAGGGCGAGGAGACGACCGGCGGGCGCGACAAGGCGAGCATCCTGGCCGACACGCTGGAGGCGCTGCTCGGCGCGATCTATCTCGAGCACGGCCTGGACGTGGCCGCCGAGGTGATCCACAAGTTGTTCGACCCGCTGATGGCCGAGTCGGCCGGCCGGGGCGCCGCGCTCGACTGGAAGACCAGTCTGCAGGAGCTGACCGCCGCGCTCGGGCTGGGCGTGCCCGACTACGTGATCGAGGACTCCGGTCCCGACCACGCCAAGACGTTCACCGCCTGGGTGGTGGTGGCCGGCGAGCGCTACGGCGGCTCCGAGGGTCGCAGCAAGAAGCAGGCCGAGCAGCGGGCCGCCGCGGCGGCGTGGCGGATCCTGACCGAGCGTACGAGCGAGCCCGACGGCGCCGTGCTCGACAAGGCCGAGGACACCAGCGACAAGCCTGAGGACAAAAACGGCAAGAGCGACGAGTGA
- the mutM gene encoding bifunctional DNA-formamidopyrimidine glycosylase/DNA-(apurinic or apyrimidinic site) lyase: protein MPELPEVETVRQGLAKWVVGRTIQAVEVRHPRAIRRHLTGDAHFIALLTGRTITDVSRRGKYLWFPLDSGDAIIGHLGMSGQLLMQPADAEDEKHLRIRFTFTDGGPQLRFVDQRTFGGLSVSEGGAELPDEIAHIARDPMDPLFDDELFVARLRAKHTEIKRALLDQTLISGVGNIYADEALWRAQLHGARLTDQLTRPAVRRLLAHVRDVLAEAIVAGGTSFDELYVNVNGESGYFDRSLNAYGREGEPCHRCGTVIRREQFMNRSSFSCPRCQPRPRTIRR from the coding sequence GTGCCCGAGTTGCCCGAGGTCGAGACCGTACGGCAGGGACTGGCCAAGTGGGTCGTCGGCCGCACGATCCAGGCCGTCGAGGTGCGCCACCCCCGCGCGATCCGCCGCCACCTGACCGGCGACGCCCACTTCATCGCCCTGCTGACCGGCCGCACGATCACCGACGTGTCCCGCCGCGGCAAATACCTGTGGTTCCCGCTCGACTCCGGCGACGCGATCATCGGGCATCTCGGCATGAGCGGTCAGCTGCTCATGCAACCGGCCGACGCCGAGGACGAGAAACACCTGCGTATCCGGTTCACGTTCACCGACGGCGGCCCGCAGCTGCGCTTCGTCGACCAGCGTACGTTCGGCGGCCTCTCGGTCTCCGAGGGAGGCGCCGAGCTGCCGGACGAGATCGCGCACATCGCCCGCGACCCGATGGACCCGCTCTTCGACGACGAGCTGTTCGTGGCGAGGCTGCGGGCCAAGCACACCGAGATCAAACGGGCGCTGCTCGACCAGACGCTCATCTCGGGGGTGGGCAACATCTACGCCGACGAGGCCCTGTGGCGGGCCCAGCTGCACGGCGCGCGGCTCACAGATCAACTGACCAGGCCCGCCGTACGGCGTCTTCTGGCCCACGTTCGTGACGTGCTCGCCGAAGCCATCGTGGCCGGTGGCACCAGCTTCGACGAGCTCTACGTCAACGTGAACGGCGAGAGCGGCTACTTCGACCGGTCGCTCAACGCGTACGGGCGGGAGGGCGAACCGTGCCACCGGTGCGGCACGGTCATCCGCCGCGAGCAGTTCATGAACCGGTCGTCCTTCAGCTGTCCGCGCTGCCAGCCCCGCCCGCGTACGATTCGGCGCTGA
- a CDS encoding spherulation-specific family 4 protein: MKTLFPPYAHPSPELPLDGDTWIVRDVPGDRRTLHQSLGRIDLDWGSRSLADVLADVDAWRADGAEGLFLDRAPAGSGGVGPVALTIRLAARRGLHRVVLNPGVPTHPLYRDLGVRICTFEGPWEAYQSWDGDGSRPGDGHLVHGVPTALLTAARRLMGRRGAGFGLATDAGPRVSAESYAGGAGSADS, encoded by the coding sequence GTGAAGACCCTGTTCCCCCCGTACGCCCATCCATCGCCGGAGCTGCCTCTCGACGGCGACACCTGGATCGTTCGCGACGTGCCCGGCGACCGTCGCACCCTGCACCAGTCGCTGGGGCGCATCGACCTCGACTGGGGCAGCCGTTCGCTGGCCGACGTGCTGGCCGACGTGGACGCCTGGCGTGCGGACGGCGCCGAGGGCCTTTTCCTCGACCGGGCGCCGGCCGGCTCGGGCGGGGTCGGTCCGGTCGCGCTGACCATACGGCTGGCGGCCCGCCGCGGCCTGCATCGCGTGGTGCTCAACCCGGGGGTGCCGACCCACCCGCTCTACCGTGATCTGGGCGTACGCATCTGCACCTTCGAGGGACCGTGGGAGGCCTATCAGAGCTGGGACGGCGACGGTTCCCGGCCGGGCGACGGCCACCTCGTGCACGGCGTGCCGACCGCCCTGCTGACCGCCGCGCGTCGCCTGATGGGCCGGCGGGGGGCCGGGTTCGGGCTGGCCACCGACGCCGGCCCGCGGGTCAGCGCCGAATCGTACGCGGGCGGGGCTGGCAGCGCGGACAGCTGA
- a CDS encoding DUF3492 domain-containing protein, producing the protein MNPTPSPERICLLTGGGYPYRRDALSGWCRTLVEGLRRFRFELLTVTDREPPAVPAYPLPLNVGSARAVAIGRDFKRHEQLFEQRHEQREQQHEQRHEQGREQRHERDHGGDGRNSGRPDGEQGKEKKPSRQEKRETAERARAAAALLCTGLIGEADDSERIFGDGLRQLADDTRVLPGLPLADALMDAWRTGHAEPGELPLPRLSVRDARTAATLLRHALGALTVELPDADLVHCIGGTTPLLTALAGRRRQGVPLLLTEARTPVARHKPHEERLSPAVRTILRRFRGSVARTGYAEAGLIAPLSAYHHSWALRHGAHAAKLVQVPAGVDPSEYPGAAEPESDPAVVWAGSGGPDSGLSPLLAAFEQVAAALPGTVLHLVGVTAAHEDYCAEQIERTGLGRAVRLHPLPADPRDRYTAGHVVAHVPGPADPPYRLVEAMMSGRAVVGVDVGPAAETLGDAGVLVEPGDPAELAIAIVGLLRAPGRRRALGDAARRRALMHFTNDRVVRVYGALYADLAAPPPPPAFELALAVPAPRSEPPVTLRWLVSERTDG; encoded by the coding sequence GTGAATCCGACCCCGTCGCCCGAGCGCATCTGCCTGCTTACCGGCGGCGGGTATCCGTACCGCCGCGACGCGCTCAGCGGGTGGTGCCGGACCCTCGTCGAGGGCCTGCGCCGCTTCCGGTTCGAGTTGCTGACCGTCACCGATCGGGAACCGCCGGCTGTCCCCGCCTATCCTCTGCCGCTCAATGTGGGATCGGCCCGCGCCGTGGCCATCGGGCGGGACTTCAAGCGGCACGAACAGCTGTTCGAACAGCGGCACGAACAGCGCGAACAGCAGCACGAACAACGGCACGAACAAGGGCGGGAACAGAGGCACGAGCGCGATCACGGCGGCGACGGACGGAACAGCGGCCGCCCCGACGGCGAACAGGGCAAGGAGAAGAAGCCCAGCCGGCAGGAGAAACGCGAGACGGCCGAAAGGGCCCGCGCGGCGGCGGCCCTGCTCTGCACGGGACTGATCGGCGAGGCCGACGACTCCGAGCGGATCTTCGGCGACGGTCTGCGGCAGCTCGCCGACGACACCCGGGTGCTGCCGGGGCTGCCGCTCGCCGACGCGCTGATGGATGCCTGGCGCACCGGCCATGCCGAGCCCGGCGAGTTGCCCCTGCCACGGCTCAGTGTGCGCGATGCCCGTACGGCCGCCACGCTCCTGCGCCACGCTCTCGGCGCGCTCACCGTGGAGCTGCCCGACGCCGACCTCGTGCACTGCATAGGCGGCACCACTCCGCTGCTCACCGCGCTGGCCGGACGCCGCCGGCAGGGTGTCCCGCTGCTGCTCACCGAGGCCCGTACGCCCGTGGCCCGGCACAAGCCGCACGAGGAGCGCTTGTCGCCGGCCGTACGCACGATCCTTCGACGGTTCCGGGGCTCGGTCGCCCGTACGGGATACGCCGAGGCCGGCCTGATCGCCCCGCTCAGCGCCTACCACCACAGCTGGGCCCTGCGGCACGGCGCCCACGCGGCCAAGCTCGTGCAGGTGCCGGCGGGAGTCGACCCCTCGGAGTACCCGGGCGCCGCCGAACCCGAGTCCGACCCGGCCGTGGTGTGGGCCGGTTCGGGTGGCCCGGACAGCGGCCTGTCCCCGTTGCTGGCCGCGTTCGAGCAGGTCGCGGCGGCCCTGCCGGGAACGGTGCTGCACCTGGTCGGGGTCACCGCCGCGCACGAGGACTACTGCGCCGAGCAGATCGAGCGCACCGGGCTGGGCCGGGCCGTACGGCTGCACCCGCTGCCCGCCGATCCGCGCGACCGCTACACCGCCGGGCATGTGGTGGCTCATGTGCCTGGGCCCGCCGACCCGCCGTACCGGCTGGTCGAGGCCATGATGTCGGGCCGCGCGGTGGTCGGCGTGGACGTGGGGCCGGCCGCCGAGACGCTGGGGGACGCCGGCGTGCTGGTGGAGCCGGGCGACCCGGCCGAGCTGGCGATCGCGATCGTCGGGCTGCTGCGTGCGCCCGGACGCCGCCGAGCCCTGGGTGACGCCGCCCGCCGGCGCGCGCTCATGCATTTCACCAACGACCGGGTGGTGCGTGTCTACGGCGCGCTCTACGCCGATCTTGCGGCGCCGCCCCCGCCGCCCGCGTTCGAGCTGGCGCTGGCCGTGCCGGCCCCGCGGTCCGAGCCGCCGGTCACGCTGCGCTGGCTGGTCAGTGAAAGGACGGACGGATGA
- the smc gene encoding chromosome segregation protein SMC, with the protein MHLKSLTVKGFKSFASATTLRLEPGITCVVGPNGSGKSNVVDAIAWVLGEQGAKALRGGKMEDVIFAGTSGRAPLGRAEVTLTIDNNDGALPIEYTEVSITRRMFRDGASEYEINGNACRLLDIQELLSDSGIGREMHIIVGQGRLDAMLHAKPEDRRAFIEEAAGVLKHRKRKEKAIRKLDAMQVNLNRLTDLTAELRRQLKPLGKQAEVARRAAGIQADLRDARLRLLADDLHTLRTTLDKEIADESAMRERRGQVEDENREVQRHLADLELAHAEDAPLLQAAQDVWYKLSALQERFRSTEQLATERLRHLAATPDEERPGRDPDQLVAESERVREQEEELREALTDDQMRLAEAIEHRQDLERQLAAAEGALRTAAKAIADRREGLAKLVGNVNAARARTEGASDEIERLAAAHTDAMMRAEAAQAEVDAVAAESSEADRGNVELDERHAEAVEQHDRAAAVVKELSDAERTAEKDAASWKAREEALALGLKRKDGAGALLAKAGEVPGLLGSLASMLTVQPGHEAALAAALGSLADAVALSGVDEAVEAMRTLKIADAGRAALVVASPAGPGMRGSLESLRPVLPEGAVWAPDVIGCPDTIRPALNRALRDVVLVPDHAAAVALITANSELRAVTPDGDVLGAYAAAGGSGKATSYLEVQAAVDEAHARRAAAEESIKELKHQLADARDEVARHQEAVNVAAAAKRAAEGERNAAARRLAELGAAARSAKAETERLGAARQKAESAREADLMRVAELEERLALAEASPIDEEPSTDERDRLAALVPQARQNEMEVRLAVRTAEERVASIAGRADSLLRQANAERQARERAAARRAARARGAEIAKAVALGAGAALARVRTSLTAAIEVRDELAQARTLREAELQEVRAHAKRLVAELERLTNEVHRDEVARAEQRLRIEQLEAKAAEDFSLDVDTLITEYGPQQPVPPTQAEVAQAEKDGKPEPQPIPFHRPTQEKRANKAERDLALLGKVNPLALEEFAALEERFKFLSDQLEDLKATRKDLLTVVKDVDDRILEVFTSAFEDTAREFETVFQVLFPGGEGRLVLTDPEDMLTTGVEVEARPPGKKIKRLSLLSGGERSLTAVAMLCAIFRARPSPFYIMDEVEAALDDVNLGRLITLFEQLREKSQLLIITHQKRTMEVADALYGVTMRAGVTQVISQRLKHESED; encoded by the coding sequence GTGCACCTCAAGAGCCTGACGGTCAAGGGCTTCAAGTCCTTCGCCTCCGCTACGACGCTGCGGCTGGAGCCGGGCATCACCTGTGTGGTGGGCCCCAACGGCTCCGGCAAGTCGAACGTCGTCGACGCCATCGCCTGGGTGCTCGGTGAGCAGGGGGCGAAGGCACTGCGCGGCGGCAAGATGGAGGACGTCATCTTCGCCGGCACGTCCGGCCGGGCGCCGCTGGGCCGCGCCGAGGTGACGCTCACGATCGACAACAACGACGGGGCCCTGCCGATCGAGTACACCGAGGTGTCGATCACCCGGCGGATGTTCCGGGACGGTGCCAGCGAGTACGAGATCAACGGCAACGCGTGCCGGCTGCTCGACATCCAGGAACTGCTCAGCGACTCCGGCATCGGCCGCGAGATGCACATCATCGTGGGTCAGGGCCGCCTCGACGCCATGCTGCATGCCAAGCCGGAGGACAGGCGCGCCTTCATCGAGGAGGCGGCCGGCGTCCTGAAGCATCGCAAGCGCAAAGAGAAGGCGATCCGGAAGCTCGACGCGATGCAGGTGAACCTCAACCGGCTCACCGACCTCACCGCCGAGCTGCGCCGCCAGCTGAAGCCGCTGGGCAAGCAGGCGGAGGTGGCCCGGCGCGCGGCCGGCATCCAGGCCGACCTGCGCGACGCCCGGCTCCGGCTGCTCGCCGACGACCTGCACACGCTGCGCACCACCCTCGACAAGGAGATCGCCGACGAGTCGGCCATGCGGGAGCGTCGTGGCCAGGTCGAGGACGAGAACCGTGAGGTTCAGCGGCACCTGGCCGACCTTGAGCTCGCGCACGCCGAGGACGCTCCGCTGCTGCAGGCCGCGCAGGACGTCTGGTACAAGCTTTCCGCCTTGCAGGAGCGCTTCCGTTCGACCGAGCAGCTGGCTACCGAACGGCTGCGCCACCTGGCCGCCACGCCCGACGAGGAGCGTCCCGGCCGCGACCCCGACCAGCTGGTCGCCGAGTCGGAGCGGGTGCGCGAGCAGGAAGAGGAGCTGCGCGAGGCGCTCACCGACGACCAGATGCGCCTGGCCGAGGCGATCGAGCACCGCCAGGATCTGGAACGCCAGCTTGCGGCGGCCGAGGGTGCCCTGCGTACGGCGGCCAAGGCCATCGCCGACCGCCGCGAGGGCTTGGCCAAGCTCGTGGGCAACGTGAACGCGGCGCGGGCCCGCACCGAGGGCGCCTCCGACGAGATCGAGCGTCTCGCGGCCGCCCACACGGACGCGATGATGCGCGCCGAGGCGGCCCAGGCCGAGGTTGATGCGGTCGCCGCCGAGTCGTCCGAGGCCGACCGGGGCAACGTCGAGCTGGACGAGCGGCACGCCGAGGCGGTCGAGCAGCACGACCGGGCCGCCGCGGTGGTCAAGGAGCTGTCCGACGCCGAGCGCACGGCCGAGAAGGATGCGGCCAGCTGGAAGGCGCGCGAGGAGGCCCTGGCCCTCGGCCTCAAGCGCAAGGACGGCGCGGGCGCGCTGCTGGCCAAGGCGGGCGAGGTGCCCGGCCTGCTCGGCAGCCTGGCGTCGATGCTCACGGTCCAGCCCGGACACGAGGCCGCCCTGGCCGCCGCGCTGGGGTCGCTGGCCGACGCCGTCGCGCTCTCCGGCGTGGACGAGGCCGTCGAGGCCATGCGTACGCTCAAGATCGCGGACGCCGGCCGGGCCGCGCTGGTTGTGGCGTCGCCGGCGGGCCCCGGCATGCGGGGTTCGCTGGAGTCGCTGCGGCCGGTTCTGCCCGAGGGCGCGGTGTGGGCGCCGGACGTGATCGGCTGCCCCGACACCATTCGCCCGGCGCTGAACAGGGCGCTGCGGGACGTCGTGCTGGTGCCCGATCACGCCGCCGCTGTCGCGCTGATCACGGCCAACTCCGAGCTGCGGGCCGTCACGCCGGACGGAGACGTGCTGGGGGCGTACGCGGCCGCCGGTGGCTCCGGAAAGGCGACCAGCTACCTCGAGGTGCAGGCGGCTGTCGACGAGGCCCACGCCCGCCGGGCCGCGGCCGAGGAGTCGATCAAAGAGCTCAAACACCAGCTCGCGGACGCCCGCGACGAGGTGGCTCGGCACCAGGAGGCTGTGAACGTCGCGGCGGCCGCCAAGCGTGCGGCCGAGGGTGAGCGCAACGCCGCCGCCCGGCGCCTGGCCGAGCTGGGCGCCGCCGCCCGGTCGGCGAAGGCCGAGACCGAGCGCCTCGGCGCGGCCCGGCAGAAGGCGGAGTCGGCGCGTGAGGCCGACCTGATGCGGGTGGCCGAGCTGGAGGAACGGCTCGCGCTGGCCGAGGCGAGCCCGATCGACGAGGAACCGTCGACCGACGAGCGGGACAGGCTGGCCGCGCTGGTGCCGCAGGCCCGGCAGAACGAGATGGAGGTGCGGCTCGCGGTCCGTACGGCCGAGGAGCGTGTGGCCTCGATCGCCGGCCGGGCCGATTCGCTGTTGCGCCAGGCCAACGCCGAGCGGCAGGCCAGGGAACGGGCCGCGGCCCGCCGTGCCGCCCGCGCGCGCGGCGCCGAGATCGCCAAGGCGGTTGCTTTGGGCGCCGGCGCGGCGCTGGCCCGCGTACGGACGTCCCTGACCGCCGCCATTGAGGTGCGCGACGAGCTGGCACAGGCCCGCACGCTGCGTGAGGCCGAGCTGCAGGAAGTCCGGGCGCACGCCAAACGCCTGGTGGCCGAGCTGGAGCGGCTGACCAACGAGGTGCACCGCGACGAGGTGGCCCGGGCCGAGCAGCGCCTGCGCATCGAGCAGCTGGAGGCCAAGGCGGCCGAGGACTTCTCGCTCGACGTCGACACGCTGATCACCGAGTACGGCCCGCAGCAGCCGGTGCCGCCGACCCAGGCCGAGGTGGCGCAGGCCGAGAAGGACGGCAAGCCCGAGCCGCAGCCGATCCCGTTCCACCGGCCGACTCAGGAGAAGCGGGCCAACAAGGCGGAACGCGACCTTGCCCTGCTCGGCAAGGTCAACCCGCTGGCGCTGGAGGAGTTCGCGGCGCTGGAGGAGCGGTTCAAGTTCCTCTCCGACCAGCTGGAGGACCTCAAGGCCACCCGCAAGGACCTGCTCACCGTGGTCAAGGACGTCGACGACCGGATTCTCGAGGTCTTCACGTCGGCGTTCGAGGACACCGCCCGCGAGTTCGAGACCGTCTTCCAGGTGCTGTTCCCCGGCGGTGAGGGCCGGCTGGTGCTGACCGACCCGGAGGACATGCTGACCACGGGCGTCGAGGTCGAGGCCCGCCCGCCCGGCAAAAAGATCAAGCGGCTTTCGCTGCTCTCGGGTGGCGAGCGCTCGCTGACCGCTGTCGCGATGCTGTGCGCGATCTTCCGGGCCCGCCCCTCGCCGTTCTACATCATGGACGAGGTCGAGGCGGCCCTCGACGACGTCAACCTGGGCCGGTTGATTACGCTCTTCGAGCAGCTGCGGGAGAAGAGCCAGCTGCTGATCATCACGCACCAGAAGCGCACGATGGAAGTCGCCGACGCCCTGTACGGCGTCACGATGCGCGCCGGCGTGACCCAGGTGATCAGCCAGCGGCTCAAGCACGAATCGGAGGACTGA
- a CDS encoding HAD family hydrolase, producing MSRDRAQALLIDLDGVLRRWDPAPMIAVEVENGLKPAALLETAMSWDIYRPAMAGEITDAEWMELVASRLPLDIEKARAAVAQWQSYRGEPDPEVLAFVREVRAAGRKVGLATNATDRLRGDLEALGLTGEVDEVISSWEIKAHKPAPEFFEKACEIAGFPAKVVLFIDDDDRAVRGARASGLSAYRWSGPEHLSYLRKALDI from the coding sequence ATGTCGCGCGACCGCGCCCAGGCCCTGCTCATCGACCTGGACGGCGTTCTGCGCCGCTGGGACCCGGCCCCGATGATCGCCGTCGAGGTGGAGAACGGGCTGAAGCCGGCCGCCCTGTTGGAGACGGCGATGTCGTGGGACATCTACCGTCCCGCGATGGCCGGCGAGATCACCGACGCCGAGTGGATGGAGCTGGTCGCCTCGCGCCTGCCGCTCGACATCGAGAAGGCGCGCGCCGCCGTCGCCCAGTGGCAGTCCTACCGCGGTGAGCCCGACCCCGAGGTGCTGGCCTTCGTGCGCGAGGTGCGCGCCGCGGGCCGCAAGGTCGGGCTGGCCACCAATGCCACCGACCGCCTGCGCGGCGACCTGGAAGCGCTGGGCCTCACCGGCGAGGTGGACGAGGTGATCAGCTCGTGGGAGATCAAGGCTCACAAGCCGGCGCCCGAGTTCTTCGAGAAGGCGTGCGAGATCGCCGGCTTCCCGGCCAAGGTTGTGCTCTTCATCGATGACGACGACCGAGCCGTACGCGGGGCCCGCGCGTCCGGTCTGTCGGCGTACCGCTGGAGCGGCCCCGAGCACCTCAGCTACCTGCGCAAGGCGCTCGACATCTGA
- a CDS encoding alkaline phosphatase D family protein: protein MTAHLLIGPLLRRVAGTRATIWVETTEAAFVRVEAEGGGSGSAPTFTAYGHHYAIVVVEGLRPDAASAYQVFLDDLQVWPSQESTYPPSVIRTRPADDAEAPVRLIFGSCREATPNSSARRLPPDALDAYSRRLMTDPQNPELRPDLIVLLGDQVYADETSTKVKRFLKRRRPAHHDGPSDQVITFDEYTKLYLESWRDPEVRWLFATVPSVMIFDDHELIDDWNTSESWHREMLEKPWWLERITSGLASYWVYQHLGNMSPDELAADPLLAKVTTVDDATDLLHEFGRTVDSGEQPYQWSYALDVGRTRVVMLDNRCSRVLTPDRREMLPAAEWNWFVDQAHGEYDHLVVGSSLPWLMPPAIHYLESWNESIAASRRPWVAAYGEKLRRAFDLEHWAAFGRSFNALGELFRRLGEGGTGAPGHRVGAGGAYAAPASISVLSGDVHHSYVAEADFGTLMATPVMQLTCSPVHNQVPALMRPLMRFSWSRAAAQAVRGIARSAGVRRPAWRWKRLAGPYFGNAISTLRLTGRKATVRVEGTDKDGNLFGVAEVTYPR, encoded by the coding sequence GTGACAGCTCACCTGCTGATAGGCCCCCTGCTGCGCCGTGTCGCCGGCACCCGCGCGACGATCTGGGTCGAGACCACCGAGGCCGCGTTCGTGCGGGTCGAGGCCGAGGGCGGCGGTTCCGGCTCGGCGCCCACCTTCACCGCGTACGGGCATCACTACGCGATCGTGGTCGTCGAGGGGCTCCGTCCCGACGCGGCCAGCGCCTACCAGGTGTTTCTCGACGATCTACAGGTCTGGCCGTCCCAGGAGTCGACCTACCCGCCCTCGGTCATCCGCACCCGTCCGGCCGACGACGCCGAGGCCCCCGTACGCCTGATCTTCGGCTCCTGCCGTGAGGCGACCCCGAACTCCAGCGCCCGGCGGCTCCCGCCCGACGCCCTCGACGCGTACAGCCGGCGCCTGATGACCGATCCGCAGAACCCGGAGCTGCGACCCGACCTGATCGTGCTGCTCGGCGACCAGGTGTACGCCGACGAGACCTCGACCAAGGTCAAGCGCTTCCTGAAACGGCGCCGCCCGGCCCACCACGACGGCCCGTCCGACCAGGTCATCACGTTCGACGAGTACACCAAGCTCTACCTGGAGTCGTGGCGCGACCCCGAGGTGCGGTGGCTGTTCGCGACGGTGCCCAGCGTCATGATCTTCGACGACCACGAGCTCATCGACGACTGGAACACCTCCGAGTCGTGGCACCGCGAGATGCTCGAGAAGCCGTGGTGGCTCGAGCGCATCACCAGCGGCCTCGCGTCGTACTGGGTCTATCAGCACCTGGGCAACATGAGCCCCGACGAGCTGGCCGCCGACCCGCTCTTGGCGAAGGTGACCACGGTCGACGACGCCACCGACCTGCTGCACGAGTTCGGCCGTACGGTGGACAGCGGCGAACAGCCGTACCAGTGGAGCTATGCCCTCGACGTGGGCCGGACCCGCGTGGTCATGCTCGACAACCGCTGCAGCCGCGTCCTCACGCCCGACCGCCGCGAGATGCTGCCCGCCGCCGAGTGGAACTGGTTCGTCGACCAGGCCCACGGCGAGTACGACCACCTGGTCGTCGGCTCGTCGCTGCCGTGGCTGATGCCGCCCGCGATCCACTACCTGGAGTCGTGGAACGAGAGCATCGCGGCTTCCCGGCGGCCCTGGGTGGCGGCGTACGGGGAAAAGCTCCGTCGCGCCTTCGATCTGGAGCACTGGGCCGCCTTCGGGCGCTCGTTCAACGCGCTGGGCGAGCTGTTCCGGCGGTTGGGCGAGGGCGGCACGGGCGCGCCGGGCCACCGGGTCGGAGCGGGTGGCGCCTACGCGGCCCCCGCCTCGATCAGCGTGCTCTCCGGTGACGTCCACCACTCGTACGTGGCGGAGGCCGACTTCGGCACGCTGATGGCCACCCCGGTCATGCAGCTGACCTGCTCACCGGTCCACAACCAGGTGCCCGCCCTCATGCGGCCGCTGATGCGCTTCAGCTGGTCGCGGGCCGCCGCCCAGGCCGTACGGGGAATCGCCCGCTCCGCCGGGGTGCGCCGCCCCGCCTGGAGGTGGAAGCGGCTGGCCGGGCCGTACTTCGGAAACGCCATCAGCACCCTCAGGCTCACCGGCCGCAAGGCCACGGTGCGTGTGGAGGGCACCGACAAGGACGGCAACCTCTTCGGAGTGGCCGAGGTCACCTACCCCCGGTGA